One genomic segment of Cystobacter fuscus DSM 2262 includes these proteins:
- a CDS encoding efflux RND transporter permease subunit — MFVDFFIRRPVFAAVCSILLTLAGVVAFPTLPISQYPDLAPPQVTVTSTYVGASAEVVESAVTIPLEQEINGVEGMRYMSSTSSNDGTSSITVTFEPTRDIEVAAVDVQNRVSRAASRLPSLVNQTGIVVNKASSQMLLTVGLSSPDNRYDAKFMSNYADVNLKDAIKRVRGVGEVRIFGERKFSMRLWLNPTALASRGLTPQDVTRALQEQNLQVAAGQVGQPPSATEQPYQMAVRAHGRLMEPEEFAEVVVQRGTDGRMVRVKDLGRVEMGAENYGTLLRFNGKPGVGLAIFQLPTANALDVRDGVYRELERLSKQFPPGLEFKTGTDTTLAVRASINEVIHTLIEAIALVILVIFLFLHGWRSVLITAITLPVSLVGTFAFVYLMGFSINTLTLFGLTLATGLVVDDAIVVIENIERLMAERGLSPFEAAREGMKEVAGAVVAISIVLVAVFVPVALFPGTTGAIYRQFALTIAASVGLSTFCALTLTPALSARLLRHHHGEKWVFFRMVDKALDWTRDTYSRGLHAVLRYPLLILVAFLLCIAATGLLFRSAPTGFIPDEDQGYIIVSIQGPEGMSLTQTEKVLMDVEKVLKEQPEVITMFAIGGFSMQGNGSNYATVFTLLKPWEERLGKDQSVAALVERLRGPFSRIGGARVLPFQPPAIRGVGSVGGFQYIVQDTAGTRTLDEIAASTQDLVVSGNEEGRLRGVFSSFNADTPLLDVEVDRQKAKALGVPVEQIFSTMQIYMGSQYVNDFNYANRTYRVYMQAEQQFRDTPEDIGSFYVRSDSGAMIPLESLVKVTPTVSAQVIRHYNLFRSAEINGQGAPGVSSGQALEAMESLALERLPQGMSAEWTGISLEQKESGGQTVIIFALGILFVFLVLAAQYESFTLPFVIILSVPLAIMGAIGLQLARGFANDVFCQVGLVMLVGLASKNAILIVEFAEQLRASGKSAADAVVEAAAVRLRPILMTSIAFLLGVVPLMTATGAGAASRNSLGTAVFGGMLVSTVVNFLFIPGLYVLMQRLRGETKPESEPHHGEPVLPAPSP, encoded by the coding sequence GTGTTCGTCGACTTCTTCATCCGCAGACCCGTCTTCGCCGCCGTCTGTTCCATCCTGCTGACGCTGGCGGGGGTGGTCGCCTTTCCCACCCTGCCCATCTCCCAGTATCCGGACCTGGCGCCGCCCCAGGTGACCGTCACCAGCACCTACGTCGGCGCGAGCGCCGAGGTGGTGGAGAGCGCCGTCACCATTCCGCTCGAGCAGGAGATCAACGGCGTGGAGGGCATGCGCTACATGTCCTCCACGAGCAGCAATGACGGCACCAGCTCCATCACCGTCACCTTCGAGCCCACGCGCGACATCGAGGTGGCGGCCGTCGACGTGCAGAACCGCGTGAGCCGCGCCGCCTCGCGCCTGCCCTCGCTGGTGAACCAGACGGGCATCGTCGTGAACAAGGCCTCCAGCCAGATGCTCCTGACGGTGGGTCTGTCCAGCCCCGACAACCGCTACGACGCGAAGTTCATGAGCAACTACGCGGACGTGAACCTCAAGGACGCCATCAAGCGCGTGCGCGGCGTGGGCGAGGTGCGCATCTTCGGCGAGCGCAAGTTCTCCATGCGCCTGTGGCTCAACCCCACGGCGCTCGCCAGCCGAGGCCTCACGCCCCAGGACGTGACGCGCGCCCTGCAGGAGCAGAACCTCCAGGTGGCCGCGGGCCAGGTGGGCCAGCCCCCCTCCGCCACCGAGCAGCCCTATCAGATGGCGGTGCGCGCCCATGGCCGGCTCATGGAGCCCGAGGAGTTCGCCGAGGTGGTCGTGCAGCGCGGCACGGACGGGCGGATGGTGCGCGTGAAGGACCTGGGCCGCGTGGAGATGGGCGCGGAGAACTACGGCACGCTCCTGCGCTTCAACGGCAAGCCGGGCGTGGGCCTGGCCATCTTCCAGCTGCCCACCGCCAACGCGCTCGACGTGCGCGACGGCGTCTACCGGGAGCTGGAGCGGCTGAGCAAGCAGTTCCCCCCGGGACTCGAGTTCAAGACGGGCACGGACACCACGCTCGCGGTGCGCGCCTCCATCAACGAGGTGATCCACACGCTCATCGAGGCCATCGCCCTCGTCATCCTCGTCATCTTCCTGTTCCTGCACGGCTGGCGCAGCGTGCTCATCACCGCCATCACCCTGCCGGTGTCGCTGGTGGGCACCTTCGCCTTCGTCTACCTGATGGGCTTCTCCATCAACACGCTCACCCTGTTCGGCCTGACGCTGGCCACGGGTCTCGTGGTGGACGACGCCATCGTGGTCATCGAGAACATCGAGCGGCTCATGGCCGAGCGGGGCCTGTCGCCCTTCGAGGCGGCGCGCGAGGGCATGAAGGAAGTGGCGGGCGCGGTGGTGGCCATCTCCATCGTGCTGGTGGCGGTGTTCGTCCCGGTGGCGCTGTTCCCGGGCACCACGGGCGCCATCTACCGCCAGTTCGCGCTCACCATCGCCGCGTCCGTGGGACTGTCCACCTTCTGCGCCCTCACGCTGACGCCCGCCCTGAGCGCGCGTCTGCTGCGCCACCACCACGGGGAGAAGTGGGTGTTCTTCCGCATGGTGGACAAGGCGCTCGACTGGACGCGTGACACGTACAGCCGCGGCCTGCACGCCGTGCTGCGCTACCCCCTGCTCATCCTCGTCGCCTTCCTCCTGTGCATCGCGGCCACGGGGCTGCTCTTCCGCTCGGCGCCCACCGGCTTCATCCCGGACGAGGACCAGGGCTACATCATCGTCTCCATCCAGGGCCCCGAGGGCATGTCGCTCACCCAGACGGAGAAGGTGCTCATGGACGTGGAGAAGGTGCTCAAGGAGCAGCCCGAGGTCATCACCATGTTCGCCATCGGTGGCTTCTCCATGCAGGGCAACGGCTCCAACTACGCCACCGTCTTCACCCTGCTCAAGCCGTGGGAGGAGCGGCTCGGCAAGGATCAATCCGTGGCGGCGCTCGTCGAGCGGCTGCGCGGGCCGTTCAGCCGCATTGGCGGGGCGCGCGTGCTGCCCTTCCAGCCTCCGGCCATCCGCGGCGTGGGCAGCGTGGGCGGCTTCCAGTACATCGTCCAGGACACCGCGGGCACGCGCACGCTGGACGAGATCGCGGCGTCCACGCAGGACCTGGTGGTGAGCGGCAACGAGGAAGGCCGCCTGCGCGGCGTCTTCAGCTCCTTCAACGCCGACACGCCGCTGCTCGACGTGGAGGTGGACCGGCAGAAGGCCAAGGCGCTCGGCGTGCCCGTGGAGCAGATCTTCAGCACGATGCAGATCTACATGGGCAGCCAGTACGTCAACGACTTCAACTACGCCAACCGCACCTACCGCGTGTACATGCAGGCCGAGCAGCAGTTCCGCGACACGCCCGAGGACATCGGCTCGTTCTACGTGCGCAGTGACAGCGGCGCGATGATTCCCCTGGAGTCGCTGGTGAAGGTGACGCCCACGGTGTCCGCCCAGGTCATCCGGCACTACAACCTGTTCCGCTCGGCGGAGATCAACGGCCAGGGCGCGCCGGGAGTCTCCTCGGGCCAGGCGCTCGAGGCGATGGAGTCGCTCGCCCTGGAGCGGCTGCCGCAGGGCATGAGCGCGGAGTGGACGGGCATCAGCCTCGAGCAGAAGGAGAGCGGAGGCCAGACGGTCATCATCTTCGCCCTGGGCATCCTGTTCGTGTTCCTGGTGCTCGCGGCGCAGTACGAGAGCTTCACCCTGCCCTTCGTCATCATCCTGTCGGTGCCGCTGGCGATCATGGGCGCCATCGGGTTGCAGCTGGCGCGGGGCTTCGCCAACGACGTGTTCTGCCAGGTGGGACTGGTGATGCTGGTGGGTCTGGCGAGCAAGAACGCCATCCTCATCGTGGAGTTCGCCGAGCAGCTGCGCGCGAGTGGCAAGAGCGCGGCGGACGCGGTGGTGGAGGCGGCGGCGGTGCGCTTGCGGCCCATCCTGATGACGTCCATCGCGTTCCTGTTGGGCGTGGTGCCGCTGATGACGGCCACGGGCGCGGGCGCCGCCTCGCGCAACTCGCTGGGCACGGCGGTGTTCGGCGGAATGCTCGTGTCCACGGTGGTCAACTTCCTCTTCATCCCCGGCCTGTACGTGTTGATGCAGCGGCTGCGGGGGGAGACGAAGCCCGAGTCCGAGCCGCACCACGGGGAGCCCGTCCTCCCCGCTCCGTCGCCCTGA
- a CDS encoding efflux RND transporter periplasmic adaptor subunit — MRLVKKGRPLKAMMMGVWGAAMLAGSVGCGGKPPAKPPPPPREVEVVRLAPGEVRDTGEYLGTLLSRQSVNVLSQVPGYVRKIHVRPGQKVEQGDALLDVDSREASAALDSARAQRASSEVNLEQARRTRARIESLYKEGLASAQELEQARAQVDALEASTRAAAAQETQRAVQLQYNTVRSPFAGTVGDVLVRLGDFVGTTTPLTSVAQADVLEVSVAVPSERARSLRPETPLEVLDSNGQVLVSSPLFFVAPQADPRTQLVEVKAAFRNTVGLRPSELVRARVIYSTRSALQLPALAVLRQSGQPFALVVTEKEGKTVVNRRPIQLGALGAMAYVVEEGLQPGDRVAVSSLQALRDGSPVKVKEPAPAAPPAQAEKAIPANGGGAAGGSR, encoded by the coding sequence GTGCGACTGGTGAAAAAGGGACGCCCCCTGAAGGCGATGATGATGGGTGTGTGGGGAGCCGCGATGTTGGCGGGGAGCGTGGGATGTGGTGGCAAGCCCCCCGCCAAGCCGCCTCCGCCGCCGCGCGAGGTGGAGGTGGTGCGGCTGGCGCCGGGCGAGGTGCGTGACACCGGGGAGTACCTGGGCACGCTCCTGTCGCGGCAGAGCGTCAACGTGCTGTCGCAGGTGCCCGGCTACGTGCGCAAGATCCACGTGCGTCCCGGCCAGAAGGTGGAGCAGGGAGACGCGCTGCTGGACGTGGACTCGCGCGAGGCGAGCGCCGCGCTCGACAGCGCCCGGGCCCAGCGTGCCTCCTCGGAGGTGAACCTCGAGCAGGCCCGCCGCACGCGCGCCCGCATCGAGTCGCTCTACAAGGAGGGCCTCGCCAGCGCCCAGGAGCTGGAGCAGGCACGGGCGCAGGTGGACGCGCTGGAGGCCAGCACGCGCGCCGCGGCGGCCCAGGAGACGCAGCGCGCGGTGCAGCTGCAGTACAACACCGTGCGCTCGCCCTTCGCCGGTACGGTGGGTGACGTGCTCGTGCGCCTGGGTGACTTCGTGGGCACCACCACCCCGCTCACCAGCGTGGCCCAGGCGGACGTGCTGGAAGTGAGCGTGGCGGTGCCCTCCGAGCGCGCGCGCTCGCTGCGGCCCGAGACGCCGCTCGAGGTGCTCGACTCCAACGGACAGGTGCTCGTCTCCAGCCCCCTCTTCTTCGTGGCACCCCAGGCGGATCCGCGCACGCAGCTGGTGGAGGTGAAGGCCGCCTTCCGCAACACCGTGGGCCTGCGCCCGAGCGAGCTGGTGCGCGCGCGCGTCATCTACTCCACGCGCAGCGCGCTGCAGCTGCCCGCGCTCGCCGTGCTGCGCCAGAGCGGCCAGCCCTTCGCGCTCGTGGTGACGGAGAAGGAGGGGAAGACGGTGGTGAACCGCCGGCCCATCCAGCTCGGCGCGCTCGGCGCCATGGCCTATGTCGTGGAGGAGGGCCTGCAGCCGGGAGATCGCGTGGCCGTCAGCTCGCTGCAGGCGCTGCGCGATGGCTCGCCGGTGAAGGTCAAGGAGCCGGCGCCCGCGGCGCCGCCCGCCCAGGCCGAGAAGGCCATCCCAGCCAACGGCGGCGGTGCCGCCGGGGGCAGCCGCTAG
- a CDS encoding HNH endonuclease, producing MAKAIFTTSESSAYDDQPEVRYHFPKTYLRQAEAALGDLILYYEPRRTQGPRSTTGRQAYFAVARLQRVERDEATPDHSYAYVEDYLEFDRPVPFREGDLYYESALRKPDGSTNKGAFGRAVRNLDEAEFEAILRAGFTRELEPWERLVSGVAEPAITYAERPIVTQVVSRPFRDEAFRRHVREAYDNTCAVSGLRLINGGGRPEVQAAHIQPVARHGPDSVRNGLALTGTVHWLFDRGLISVDDDHRLLVARGGLPEGMGGLLQPHRPLRLPRRQEWWPHASYLKFHREHVFKGQ from the coding sequence ATGGCGAAGGCGATCTTCACGACCTCGGAGAGTTCCGCGTACGACGACCAGCCCGAGGTCCGTTACCACTTTCCGAAGACCTACCTGCGCCAGGCCGAGGCCGCCCTGGGCGATCTGATCCTCTACTACGAGCCTCGCCGCACGCAGGGGCCCCGGAGCACCACGGGCCGTCAGGCCTACTTCGCCGTGGCCCGGCTCCAGCGCGTGGAGCGGGACGAGGCCACACCCGACCACTCCTACGCCTACGTCGAGGACTACCTCGAGTTCGATCGCCCGGTGCCCTTTCGGGAAGGAGACCTGTACTACGAGAGCGCCTTGCGCAAGCCGGACGGCAGCACCAACAAGGGCGCCTTTGGCCGCGCGGTCCGCAACCTCGACGAGGCCGAGTTCGAGGCCATCCTGCGCGCGGGCTTCACGCGGGAACTCGAGCCATGGGAGCGGCTCGTCTCCGGGGTCGCGGAGCCCGCCATCACCTACGCGGAGCGGCCGATCGTCACCCAGGTGGTGTCGCGGCCCTTCCGGGACGAGGCCTTCCGTCGCCACGTGCGCGAGGCCTATGACAACACCTGCGCCGTGTCGGGGCTGAGGCTCATCAATGGCGGGGGACGTCCCGAGGTGCAGGCCGCGCACATCCAGCCGGTGGCCCGGCACGGACCGGACTCGGTGCGCAACGGCCTTGCCCTGACCGGCACCGTGCACTGGCTCTTCGATCGAGGGCTCATCTCCGTAGATGACGACCACCGGCTCCTGGTGGCCCGCGGCGGACTGCCCGAGGGCATGGGCGGGTTGCTCCAACCCCATCGTCCCTTGCGGCTGCCCCGGCGGCAGGAGTGGTGGCCCCACGCCAGCTACCTGAAATTCCACCGGGAGCACGTCTTCAAGGGCCAGTGA
- a CDS encoding FAD-dependent monooxygenase gives MAERNVLICGASIAGPALAFWLKRHGMRPVIVERAPELRTGGQSVDVRGAGQEVVRRMNLEQAIRARTTHETGLAFVDSEGRVKARISSEALDGKGPTAELEILRGEFARVLYDATREDTEYLFGDRVASLTDTGDRVRVGFLHGPEREFDLVIAADGIGSKTRQLVFGDEARIRSLGLYIAYFTIPREPSDDDWARWYNAPGSRSLTLRPDNVGTTRALLTFLSPPRGYERLGQDEQKDVLRRVFADAGWQVPRALAGLAGTTDFYFEAIGQVRMPRWSRGRVALVGDAAYCASPISGMGTSLALVGAYVLAGELSRHADHAEAFAAYERVMRPYVARAQDVPSVAPRLANPKTRAGIALSHTVLRFATAPGVRQLLGRLLTPPAETITLPDYGVS, from the coding sequence ATGGCTGAACGAAATGTCCTCATCTGCGGAGCCAGCATCGCGGGTCCGGCTCTCGCGTTCTGGTTGAAACGCCACGGCATGCGCCCGGTCATCGTCGAGCGGGCTCCGGAGCTGCGCACCGGGGGGCAGTCGGTGGACGTGCGCGGCGCGGGGCAGGAGGTCGTGCGCCGGATGAACCTCGAGCAGGCGATCCGCGCCCGGACGACCCATGAGACAGGCCTCGCCTTCGTGGACTCGGAGGGGCGGGTGAAGGCGCGCATCAGCTCCGAGGCGCTGGACGGCAAGGGACCGACAGCCGAGCTGGAGATCCTGCGCGGCGAGTTCGCCCGGGTCCTCTACGACGCCACCCGGGAGGACACCGAGTACCTGTTCGGCGATCGGGTGGCCTCCCTCACCGACACCGGCGACCGGGTCCGGGTGGGCTTCCTCCACGGCCCCGAGCGCGAGTTCGATCTCGTCATCGCCGCGGATGGAATCGGCTCGAAGACGCGGCAGCTCGTGTTCGGGGACGAGGCGAGGATCCGCTCGCTGGGCCTCTACATCGCCTACTTCACGATTCCCCGGGAGCCGTCGGATGACGACTGGGCGCGCTGGTACAACGCCCCGGGCAGCCGCAGCCTGACCCTGCGACCGGACAACGTCGGCACGACCCGGGCCCTGCTGACGTTCCTCAGTCCGCCCCGCGGCTATGAGCGGCTCGGACAGGACGAGCAGAAGGACGTGCTCCGGCGGGTGTTCGCCGATGCCGGGTGGCAGGTGCCCCGGGCCCTGGCGGGGCTGGCCGGGACGACGGACTTCTACTTCGAGGCGATCGGCCAGGTGCGCATGCCCCGCTGGTCGCGAGGGCGGGTGGCGCTGGTGGGCGATGCGGCCTATTGCGCCTCGCCCATCAGCGGCATGGGGACGAGCCTGGCGCTGGTGGGCGCCTACGTCCTCGCGGGAGAGCTCTCCCGGCATGCGGACCATGCCGAGGCGTTCGCGGCCTACGAGCGGGTGATGCGCCCCTACGTCGCGCGGGCGCAGGATGTCCCCTCGGTGGCACCGAGGCTCGCCAATCCGAAGACCCGGGCCGGCATCGCCCTCAGCCACACCGTGCTGCGCTTCGCCACCGCGCCCGGGGTGCGCCAGCTGCTCGGCCGGCTCCTGACGCCCCCCGCCGAGACCATCACCCTGCCGGACTACGGCGTGTCCTGA
- a CDS encoding TolC family protein — protein sequence MTSRLALLVLALTAAPPLAVAQEPTAAPPPFQPQVNDPMLAPVEPAPRRVTTWQEALALVRERSTDLRTAEANVQRAEGRWRQSLSLLLPNARLSAGVSTDLLHPGLAVGLTGAPIIPQGNQPIPTVPLASATASLSQSLVDVSAWRGLHSAQFAETSARESLKDVQRRLTLGLARSLVATVAAERSAELNRVGLLRALERAALTERSFQLGVGTQLDVVRVQQDVEIARQALISGDEQLRRTREALGLALGLPQEVGVEPTFQLQGLVDEAISECAALESADKRSDVESARAQLHSARDSRQQATAGYLPTLTLNSSLNGYTTSDPAPATLTTWSLAAVLSVPLWEGGLRGGLVRERRGVEQQSAETLESTRRNVEVEVSRAKRNVGVSESLVKTSAASRELAARTDQLTRRAYEVGRGSSLELVQSGAALRQAELSLVLREFELVQARLDAFLTEARCDW from the coding sequence ATGACTTCCCGTCTCGCCCTACTCGTCCTCGCGCTCACCGCGGCCCCGCCCCTGGCGGTGGCGCAGGAGCCGACGGCCGCGCCCCCGCCGTTCCAACCCCAGGTGAATGATCCGATGCTGGCTCCGGTGGAGCCCGCCCCCCGGAGGGTGACGACGTGGCAGGAGGCCCTGGCGCTGGTGCGCGAGCGCTCCACGGACCTGAGGACCGCCGAGGCCAACGTGCAGCGCGCCGAGGGCCGCTGGCGCCAGTCCCTGTCGCTGCTCTTGCCCAACGCGCGCCTGAGCGCGGGCGTCTCGACGGATCTGCTCCACCCGGGCCTCGCCGTGGGCCTCACCGGCGCGCCCATCATCCCCCAGGGCAACCAGCCCATCCCCACGGTGCCGCTGGCGAGCGCCACGGCGTCCCTCTCCCAGTCCCTGGTGGACGTGAGCGCCTGGCGCGGGCTGCACTCGGCCCAGTTCGCCGAGACGAGCGCCCGGGAGAGCCTCAAGGACGTCCAGCGGCGCCTCACCCTGGGGCTCGCCCGCTCACTCGTGGCCACGGTGGCCGCCGAGCGCTCGGCCGAGCTCAACCGGGTCGGCCTGCTCCGGGCCCTCGAGCGGGCGGCGCTTACCGAGCGCTCCTTCCAGCTCGGCGTGGGCACCCAGCTCGACGTGGTGCGCGTGCAGCAGGACGTGGAGATCGCCCGGCAGGCCCTCATCTCCGGAGACGAGCAGCTGCGCCGCACCCGGGAGGCCCTCGGCCTCGCACTCGGCCTTCCCCAGGAGGTGGGTGTGGAGCCCACCTTCCAGCTCCAGGGGCTGGTGGATGAGGCGATCAGTGAGTGCGCCGCCCTGGAGAGCGCCGACAAGCGCTCGGACGTGGAGTCGGCGCGTGCCCAGCTCCACTCGGCCCGGGACAGCAGGCAGCAGGCCACCGCGGGCTACCTCCCCACCCTGACGCTCAACAGCAGCCTCAACGGCTACACGACGTCCGATCCGGCACCGGCGACGCTGACCACCTGGAGCCTCGCCGCCGTGCTGTCCGTGCCCCTCTGGGAGGGCGGCCTGCGGGGTGGGCTCGTGCGCGAGCGCCGGGGCGTGGAGCAGCAGTCGGCGGAGACGCTGGAGAGCACGCGGCGCAACGTGGAGGTGGAGGTGTCACGGGCGAAGCGCAACGTGGGGGTGTCGGAGTCGTTGGTGAAGACCTCGGCCGCGTCGCGGGAGCTGGCCGCGAGGACGGATCAACTCACCCGGCGTGCCTACGAGGTGGGCCGCGGGAGCAGTTTGGAATTGGTGCAGAGCGGCGCGGCGTTGCGGCAGGCGGAGCTGTCGCTGGTTCTGCGTGAATTCGAGCTCGTCCAGGCACGCCTGGACGCATTCTTGACGGAGGCCCGGTGCGACTGGTGA
- the sitA5 gene encoding SitA5 family polymorphic toxin gives MSTRLVGPRPPGARPRPVLGGWFLLSLFLQSACAPGVPGVKLTTGDGHESRGLESAIVYDVDVMEPGAVSTRPVPIHKAEFQQAFQRLARDVPLRHGSARQAARELLDLMPQPPPEVERVASTGDWVLETYRGQGYTLVPEQQNGPVCLTPEADEALKEKYLRWCEHQGGGDCLGLLDDGPVLRTDDRRVLALALALGSVLNETREALVHELLNVQAIVSMVVWTVALYCMMWVVPEPTSKALAAGMTLLLMGYVGLETMYGLMNGWARMADTAHHATTFEELRAAGKEFGKVLGEDAARAMILAVATLSGHTLGQVAARVTSLPGYRIARAQFDAQGGAAVMGRMEAVEVALAREGALARAVVAVDVVATSPQGPMALVMLKKGPGGAVGKAPGGRAFATVLRHRGGNQQVELSDGQRWHLPRGKSVADLPTKDKVGDMLQEAVTKAAKAWGPDKLSRNERAAIEEAQKAGEYWLARLLEREARGRYVENQVRLQFERLYDFSRNKGVDVIDPNGYRYEILSGTDSNLARHGRRMAGEFFRMLTF, from the coding sequence GTGTCCACCCGTCTTGTCGGTCCGCGTCCACCTGGCGCACGGCCACGCCCCGTGCTGGGCGGCTGGTTTCTTCTCTCGCTCTTCCTTCAGTCCGCCTGCGCTCCGGGTGTCCCCGGGGTCAAGCTCACGACGGGCGACGGCCACGAGTCACGAGGCCTTGAGTCGGCCATCGTGTACGACGTGGACGTCATGGAGCCTGGCGCCGTTTCCACCCGGCCCGTGCCCATCCACAAGGCGGAGTTCCAACAGGCCTTTCAACGGCTCGCCCGCGACGTTCCGTTGCGGCATGGCAGTGCACGACAGGCCGCCCGTGAATTGCTCGACCTCATGCCGCAACCGCCACCCGAGGTTGAAAGGGTAGCGAGCACGGGGGATTGGGTCCTGGAAACCTACCGCGGCCAGGGCTACACGCTCGTGCCAGAACAGCAGAACGGCCCGGTGTGCCTCACTCCCGAGGCGGATGAAGCCTTGAAGGAGAAGTACCTCCGCTGGTGTGAGCACCAGGGCGGAGGCGACTGCCTGGGCCTCCTGGACGACGGGCCCGTGCTGCGCACCGACGACCGGCGCGTGCTGGCCCTGGCCCTCGCCTTGGGCTCCGTGCTCAACGAGACGCGCGAGGCACTGGTCCATGAGTTGCTGAACGTCCAGGCAATCGTGTCCATGGTCGTCTGGACCGTGGCTCTCTATTGCATGATGTGGGTAGTGCCCGAGCCAACGAGCAAGGCCTTGGCTGCCGGCATGACCCTCCTCCTGATGGGCTACGTGGGCCTCGAGACGATGTACGGGCTGATGAATGGATGGGCCCGCATGGCCGACACGGCGCACCACGCCACCACCTTCGAGGAACTGCGCGCGGCGGGGAAGGAATTCGGGAAGGTGCTGGGCGAGGACGCGGCGAGGGCCATGATTCTCGCGGTGGCCACGCTTAGCGGTCACACGCTGGGGCAGGTTGCCGCGCGGGTGACGTCGCTACCGGGCTACAGGATCGCGAGAGCGCAGTTCGATGCGCAGGGCGGCGCCGCTGTCATGGGGCGTATGGAGGCCGTGGAGGTGGCACTCGCGCGGGAAGGAGCCCTCGCCCGGGCCGTGGTGGCGGTGGACGTGGTGGCCACCTCTCCGCAAGGCCCCATGGCCCTGGTGATGCTCAAGAAAGGGCCGGGCGGCGCAGTGGGTAAGGCCCCTGGGGGCCGCGCCTTCGCAACCGTCCTACGTCACCGGGGTGGCAACCAGCAAGTGGAACTCAGCGACGGCCAGCGCTGGCACCTGCCACGCGGCAAATCGGTGGCGGACCTTCCCACCAAGGACAAGGTGGGGGACATGCTCCAGGAGGCGGTCACCAAGGCCGCGAAGGCGTGGGGGCCCGACAAACTCAGTCGCAACGAGAGAGCGGCCATCGAAGAAGCCCAGAAAGCGGGAGAGTACTGGCTGGCACGGCTATTGGAACGCGAGGCCCGGGGGCGCTACGTGGAGAATCAGGTGAGACTCCAATTCGAGCGTCTCTATGATTTCAGCCGGAACAAGGGCGTGGACGTGATTGACCCAAATGGCTACCGATACGAGATTCTCTCTGGCACGGATTCGAATCTGGCCCGGCATGGCAGACGCATGGCGGGCGAGTTCTTCCGAATGCTCACCTTCTGA
- a CDS encoding MarR family winged helix-turn-helix transcriptional regulator, whose translation MARGRLPPDPPEAALEQLRLAGGEIGDRLRLVAVLTRRIEQRMGEHLGVNLTDLSAMEHLISNGPLTPSDLASRLEVSTAASTHIVDRLERAGHVSRERDAEDRRKVLVVPAEASVARVIQQLTPMLQSLDAVVAGLSEADRAVVERFLGQVIDAYVAALEHPSGT comes from the coding sequence ATGGCGAGAGGTCGTCTCCCCCCGGATCCGCCCGAGGCTGCGCTGGAGCAGTTGCGACTCGCGGGAGGTGAAATCGGCGATCGCCTGCGGCTCGTCGCGGTCCTCACGCGGAGGATCGAGCAGCGCATGGGCGAGCACCTGGGCGTCAACCTGACGGATCTCTCCGCCATGGAGCACCTGATCTCCAATGGGCCGTTGACCCCCAGCGATCTGGCCTCGCGCCTGGAGGTGTCGACCGCGGCCAGCACGCACATCGTCGATCGGCTGGAGCGGGCCGGACACGTCTCGCGCGAACGCGACGCCGAGGACCGCCGCAAGGTGCTCGTCGTCCCGGCCGAGGCGTCCGTCGCCCGGGTCATCCAGCAATTGACGCCGATGCTCCAGAGCCTGGACGCGGTCGTGGCCGGACTGAGCGAGGCCGACCGCGCCGTGGTCGAGCGGTTCCTCGGCCAGGTCATCGACGCCTATGTCGCCGCGCTCGAGCACCCCTCCGGCACCTGA
- a CDS encoding pentapeptide repeat-containing protein, translating to MLYNKVFFESRTIEKERLELTDKGSLYFFGSDVTFRNCTLVLKVSGRNLLIHGGARFIDCAFEVKQELKNHQEWVKASLKGCQFKGRLSGCDFGHWPGYSPGWEHGSIEDCDFTEAQLDGCRFMGCDPRTLRFPKWPCFTILDPVGRSNELNSVPWPGRVGPIIIETLRKEPPLTAALTEHALSIAKRYETTPEELRAVIEKFDCIVY from the coding sequence ATGCTCTACAACAAGGTCTTCTTCGAGAGCCGAACAATCGAAAAAGAGCGACTGGAACTGACAGACAAGGGTTCACTCTACTTCTTTGGTTCCGACGTGACCTTCAGGAACTGCACTCTCGTGCTGAAGGTCTCCGGAAGGAACCTGCTCATTCACGGAGGCGCGCGGTTCATCGACTGTGCCTTCGAGGTGAAACAGGAGTTGAAGAACCACCAGGAATGGGTGAAGGCCTCCCTCAAGGGTTGCCAATTCAAGGGGCGTCTGTCCGGGTGCGACTTCGGCCACTGGCCCGGTTACAGCCCAGGTTGGGAGCACGGCTCCATCGAGGACTGCGACTTCACCGAGGCCCAACTGGACGGCTGTCGATTCATGGGTTGCGATCCTCGCACCCTGCGCTTTCCCAAGTGGCCCTGCTTCACCATCCTGGACCCTGTTGGCAGAAGCAATGAACTCAACAGCGTCCCGTGGCCGGGCCGAGTGGGCCCCATTATCATTGAGACGCTGCGCAAGGAGCCTCCCCTCACGGCAGCCTTGACCGAACACGCCCTCTCCATCGCGAAGCGATACGAGACCACCCCGGAAGAACTAAGGGCCGTCATCGAGAAGTTCGACTGCATCGTCTACTGA